One part of the Granulicella arctica genome encodes these proteins:
- a CDS encoding VWA domain-containing protein: MRRSIVCGLLMVVSVFAGECRLSGQEPQASPAASSAPAPVAPAQTPPATSVPPQFNGEPVKDANGVYTIRKSSRIVVLDVVVTDAKGNIVPDLKREDFSVTEAKEPQEIQNFEPVGAHALSPDVTINSTAELDQLAPRAPVNIVLLDEFNTRFEDMAFARYSLKKFLEKQPDKLTTPTMLIAVNLQNFTVLHDYTQDKQAIIDALDHHFVAYPWQVHQYSWVAERYGTAFGTLMRVAEATIGHPGHKNMIWIGRGFPAFNFANAPVDAQQRVNTIVQRCVNMLRDARITLYSIDPAGLMVNPAEYGSAAAFNDPFGGNYEFNKLAAATGGRALYGRNDVDAEIGTSARDGSSTYTLTYRPTNTSMDPEKFRKIQVTVNRPGLTATTRKGYYLQYHAPRPDPMANPQTAQADPQAAQVNRQNPPKRVLFDLGAAESSTMVYDGVPVTLKPVDGKPDSFTVHVEGRGLAWSYATATEPRQTEVIVMASTFDKKNKELKRIARNIRVKAPADVAPTGPLDRSLDLVFDLDHDAKAVRARFVVRVSATGRIGTADTVLGAAAGS; this comes from the coding sequence ATGCGGCGTTCGATCGTTTGCGGCCTGCTGATGGTTGTGTCTGTTTTTGCGGGGGAGTGCCGGTTGTCCGGCCAGGAGCCGCAGGCTTCGCCCGCTGCTTCTTCGGCTCCGGCTCCAGTTGCGCCTGCACAGACGCCGCCTGCCACGTCAGTGCCGCCGCAGTTCAACGGGGAGCCGGTGAAGGATGCGAATGGGGTGTACACGATTCGCAAGTCGTCTCGCATTGTGGTGCTGGATGTGGTGGTGACGGATGCGAAGGGGAATATCGTGCCGGACCTGAAGCGCGAGGACTTCAGCGTGACCGAGGCGAAGGAGCCGCAGGAGATTCAGAACTTCGAGCCGGTGGGGGCGCATGCGCTGAGCCCGGATGTGACGATTAACTCGACGGCGGAGCTGGACCAGTTGGCGCCGCGTGCGCCGGTGAACATTGTGCTGCTGGACGAGTTCAACACGCGGTTTGAGGACATGGCGTTTGCGCGCTACTCGCTGAAGAAGTTTCTGGAGAAGCAGCCGGACAAGCTGACGACGCCGACGATGCTGATTGCGGTGAATCTACAGAACTTTACGGTGCTGCATGACTATACGCAGGACAAGCAGGCGATTATTGATGCGCTGGACCATCACTTTGTGGCGTATCCGTGGCAGGTGCACCAGTACTCGTGGGTTGCGGAGCGGTATGGAACGGCGTTTGGGACGTTGATGCGGGTGGCGGAGGCGACGATCGGGCATCCGGGGCACAAGAACATGATCTGGATCGGGCGCGGGTTTCCGGCGTTTAACTTTGCCAATGCGCCGGTGGATGCGCAGCAGCGGGTGAACACGATTGTGCAGCGGTGCGTGAATATGCTGCGCGATGCGCGGATTACGCTGTATTCGATTGATCCGGCGGGGCTGATGGTCAATCCGGCAGAGTATGGCTCGGCGGCGGCGTTCAACGATCCTTTCGGCGGAAACTATGAGTTCAACAAGCTGGCGGCGGCGACGGGTGGGCGGGCTCTGTATGGGCGGAACGATGTGGATGCGGAGATTGGCACGAGCGCTCGCGACGGCTCGAGCACGTATACGCTGACGTATCGGCCTACCAATACGTCGATGGATCCGGAGAAGTTTCGGAAGATTCAGGTGACGGTGAACCGGCCGGGGCTGACGGCGACGACGCGCAAGGGCTATTACCTGCAATACCATGCGCCGCGGCCGGATCCGATGGCGAACCCGCAGACGGCTCAGGCGGACCCCCAGGCGGCGCAGGTGAACCGCCAGAATCCGCCGAAGCGGGTGCTGTTTGACCTGGGCGCGGCGGAGAGCAGCACGATGGTCTACGACGGTGTGCCGGTGACGCTGAAGCCGGTCGATGGCAAGCCGGACTCGTTTACGGTGCATGTGGAGGGTCGCGGACTGGCGTGGAGCTATGCGACGGCGACGGAGCCCCGGCAGACGGAGGTGATCGTGATGGCGTCGACCTTCGATAAGAAAAATAAGGAGCTGAAGCGGATCGCGCGGAACATTCGGGTGAAGGCCCCGGCCGATGTAGCGCCTACGGGTCCGTTGGATCGCAGTCTCGACCTGGTGTTCGATCTGGACCATGATGCGAAGGCGGTGCGGGCTCGGTTTGTGGTGAGGGTGTCGGCTACGGGGCGGATTGGAACGGCGGATACGGTGCTTGGGGCGGCGGCTGGAAGTTGA
- a CDS encoding GDSL-type esterase/lipase family protein has product MASWADAPSTATGGSQSELTIREIVKPTVGSRGTVRLHFSNYFGTTPITLGAVHIGKQTTGAGVTDDTPVSFSGAGAVTIPAGGTVTSDTVSLNFSYGDILSITEYVSGSWSSLTAHAQGVNVVTNYVTAANAGNKTEDTAGTSFVYTTFNTFLLDRVDVYGDYKETIAAFGSSTTDGYHSGLDQHMTYPEQLAAALQAAGHDDIAVANVGIYGTTVLGSDATAGVNRFSRDVLSLPNVTTVIDYLGANDLRTDCTTAANLIAGKQNLIAQAHAASLKIYEGITAPSTFCGAQNPDGFGTRFPQGSGEEAERFLLNAWQVSTQSSVVDGVTVQPPTSDGVIDFNAAIVDPTSLSYMLPAFDSGDDIHPNAAGYGAMAKAIPLTFF; this is encoded by the coding sequence GTGGCCTCGTGGGCCGATGCGCCCAGCACAGCTACAGGCGGATCACAGTCGGAGCTGACGATTCGCGAGATCGTGAAACCCACTGTCGGCAGCCGAGGTACGGTCCGGCTGCACTTCTCCAACTACTTTGGAACGACTCCGATCACGTTGGGCGCCGTGCACATCGGTAAGCAAACCACAGGTGCTGGCGTCACGGACGATACTCCAGTGTCCTTCAGCGGAGCCGGTGCGGTGACCATCCCCGCAGGAGGCACGGTCACCTCTGACACTGTGTCTCTGAATTTCTCCTATGGCGACATACTGAGCATCACCGAATATGTGAGCGGATCATGGTCGAGCCTTACGGCGCATGCTCAGGGTGTTAACGTGGTCACCAACTATGTGACGGCCGCGAACGCAGGAAACAAAACCGAGGACACAGCAGGTACGAGCTTCGTCTATACCACCTTCAATACCTTCCTGTTGGACCGCGTGGACGTGTATGGAGACTACAAGGAGACGATCGCCGCCTTCGGCAGCTCGACCACGGATGGCTACCATTCCGGGCTCGATCAACACATGACGTATCCTGAGCAACTCGCCGCAGCGCTGCAGGCCGCGGGACATGACGACATCGCCGTTGCGAATGTGGGTATCTACGGTACGACTGTTCTGGGTTCAGATGCCACTGCTGGGGTGAACCGCTTCTCTCGTGACGTCTTGTCCCTTCCGAATGTGACGACCGTTATCGACTATCTGGGCGCGAACGATCTCCGGACCGACTGCACCACGGCAGCCAATCTGATTGCGGGAAAGCAAAACCTGATCGCTCAGGCGCACGCTGCGAGCCTGAAGATATACGAAGGCATCACCGCGCCTTCCACCTTCTGCGGGGCCCAAAATCCAGACGGATTCGGCACGCGCTTTCCGCAAGGCTCTGGTGAGGAGGCGGAACGGTTCCTGCTCAATGCATGGCAAGTGTCGACTCAATCTTCTGTCGTGGATGGAGTGACCGTTCAACCGCCCACGAGTGATGGCGTCATCGACTTCAATGCGGCGATTGTCGATCCCACCAGTCTTAGTTACATGTTGCCTGCCTTTGACTCAGGGGATGACATACACCCAAATGCAGCCGGCTATGGCGCTATGGCAAAGGCAATTCCCTTGACATTCTTCTAG
- the coaBC gene encoding bifunctional phosphopantothenoylcysteine decarboxylase/phosphopantothenate--cysteine ligase CoaBC yields the protein MQENRKITVGVTGGVAAYKAVELVRALQTAGLDPHVVMTRAAEQFIQPLTFAAITGHRVITSLWANEGSDNSSEANLNSAIDHIDEAQTTRALVVAPATAHIIARFAHGLADDFLSTLYLATTAPVIVAPAMNVNMWNHPATQANLEILRARGVRIVEPGSGYLACGMVGSGRLVETPAIVDAVLDSLRETTQDLKAETILITAGGTREPIDPVRFVGNRSSGRMGYALAAAAAARGARVILVTAATLPTPPHCEAIPVTTAEQMHDAVLAHLPEATIVIKTAAVADFRPTTIAAQKLKRNGPLTLTLEPTPDIARDVAQHRRPGTLLIAFAAETDPEAALPNARAKLAAKGADALFLNDVSNPAIGFDSPHNAGTWITPHEERTLPLQTKSALATQLLNQIAPLRTHTNIPA from the coding sequence ATGCAAGAGAACCGCAAGATCACCGTCGGCGTCACCGGAGGCGTAGCCGCCTACAAAGCCGTCGAGCTCGTCCGCGCCCTCCAGACCGCCGGACTCGACCCCCACGTCGTCATGACCCGCGCCGCCGAGCAGTTCATCCAGCCCCTCACCTTCGCCGCCATCACCGGCCACCGCGTCATCACCAGCCTCTGGGCCAACGAAGGCAGCGACAACTCGAGCGAAGCCAACCTCAACTCCGCCATCGACCACATCGACGAGGCCCAGACCACCCGCGCCCTCGTCGTCGCCCCGGCCACCGCCCACATTATCGCCCGCTTCGCCCACGGCCTCGCCGACGACTTCCTCTCCACCCTCTACCTCGCCACCACCGCCCCCGTCATCGTCGCCCCGGCCATGAACGTCAACATGTGGAACCACCCCGCCACCCAGGCCAACCTCGAAATCCTCCGCGCCCGCGGCGTCCGCATCGTCGAACCCGGCAGCGGATACCTCGCCTGCGGCATGGTCGGTAGCGGCCGCCTCGTCGAAACACCGGCCATCGTAGACGCAGTCCTCGACTCCCTCCGCGAAACCACCCAGGATCTCAAAGCCGAGACCATCCTCATCACCGCAGGCGGCACCCGCGAGCCCATCGACCCCGTCCGCTTCGTCGGCAACCGCTCCAGCGGACGCATGGGCTACGCCCTCGCCGCCGCCGCCGCCGCTCGCGGAGCCCGCGTCATCCTCGTCACCGCCGCCACGCTCCCCACGCCGCCACACTGCGAAGCCATCCCCGTCACCACCGCCGAACAGATGCACGACGCCGTCCTCGCCCATCTTCCCGAAGCCACCATCGTCATCAAGACCGCCGCCGTAGCCGACTTCCGCCCCACCACCATCGCCGCTCAAAAGCTCAAGCGCAACGGCCCCCTCACCCTCACCCTCGAGCCCACCCCCGACATCGCCCGCGACGTCGCCCAGCACCGCCGCCCCGGCACCCTCCTCATCGCCTTCGCCGCCGAAACCGACCCCGAAGCCGCCCTCCCCAACGCCCGCGCCAAGCTAGCCGCCAAAGGAGCCGACGCCCTCTTCCTCAACGACGTCTCCAACCCCGCCATCGGCTTCGACTCCCCCCACAACGCCGGCACCTGGATCACCCCACACGAAGAACGAACCCTCCCCCTCCAAACCAAATCCGCCCTCGCCACCCAGCTCCTCAACCAGATCGCACCCCTCCGCACCCACACCAACATCCCAGCCTGA
- the ruvA gene encoding Holliday junction branch migration protein RuvA, whose amino-acid sequence MIAHLRGRLFSKSPNQAVVECGGVGYDVTISVTTFSALPVEGAEVSLFVHTHVREEMIALFGFAETQEKRLFEKLLTITGIGPKLAITVLSGIAAERLVMAIRGQDHATLTRIPGIGKKTAERVVLELKDKLDDMATAPVVGGAHLGAAGDDALSALVNLGYVRPVAERAIAAAVEKQPDVAEDFDRLFRAAMAAIR is encoded by the coding sequence ATGATTGCGCATCTTCGCGGGCGGCTTTTTTCGAAGTCGCCGAACCAGGCTGTGGTGGAGTGCGGTGGGGTTGGGTATGACGTCACGATCAGCGTGACGACGTTCTCGGCGCTGCCGGTTGAGGGGGCGGAGGTGTCGCTCTTTGTGCATACGCATGTGCGCGAGGAGATGATCGCGCTGTTCGGGTTTGCGGAGACGCAGGAGAAGCGGCTGTTTGAGAAGCTGCTGACGATTACGGGGATCGGGCCGAAGCTGGCGATCACGGTGCTGAGCGGGATTGCGGCGGAGCGGCTGGTGATGGCGATTCGGGGGCAGGATCATGCGACGCTGACGCGGATTCCGGGGATCGGGAAGAAGACGGCGGAGCGGGTGGTGCTGGAGCTGAAGGACAAGCTGGATGATATGGCGACGGCTCCGGTGGTGGGTGGGGCGCACTTGGGCGCGGCGGGCGACGATGCTCTGTCGGCGCTGGTGAACCTGGGGTATGTGAGGCCGGTGGCAGAGCGGGCGATCGCTGCGGCGGTGGAGAAGCAGCCGGATGTCGCGGAGGATTTCGATCGGCTGTTCCGGGCGGCGATGGCGGCGATTCGGTAG
- a CDS encoding carboxypeptidase-like regulatory domain-containing protein: MKPPAIQHSAPDHLTESTLEKQDRSTPRRNLHTLALCILLGSLPAISIAQQQAALPEAPSPQASASIAGSVLDIHEGLVPDARITLVEEAHPGERTTVSDPAGNFIFSGLPPGRFRLTITAPGLETFVSAQITLRPGERRELPRIALPLAPANISVQVTVTQVEIAQEQVHIEEKQRVLGVFPNFYSSYIWSAAPLTSGQKFGLAAHSIADPVVFVATGVAAGVEQWRNTFPAYGQGAQGYGKRYGADYADEVSNRMFSSAIYPSLFHQDPRYFYMGSGSKRSRAIYAITRAFVTRGDDGSTQPNYSRILGGFTAGALSNAYHQGDDRGLGLTLRNGFIAIGGHAADNLLREFLFKKFTPEVPGYATGKP, encoded by the coding sequence ATGAAGCCCCCGGCAATCCAGCACAGCGCCCCAGATCACCTCACTGAGTCAACGCTGGAGAAGCAAGACAGATCAACGCCCCGCCGGAATCTCCACACCCTCGCCCTCTGCATTCTCCTCGGCTCCCTCCCGGCAATCTCCATCGCCCAGCAGCAAGCTGCCCTTCCCGAAGCACCCAGCCCGCAAGCATCGGCCAGCATCGCAGGCTCTGTCCTCGACATCCACGAGGGCCTCGTCCCCGACGCCAGAATCACCCTGGTCGAAGAGGCTCACCCCGGCGAGCGCACCACCGTCTCCGACCCCGCAGGCAACTTCATCTTCTCCGGCCTCCCACCCGGCCGCTTCAGGCTCACCATCACCGCGCCCGGCCTCGAGACCTTCGTCTCCGCCCAGATCACCCTCCGCCCCGGCGAACGCCGCGAGCTTCCCCGCATCGCCCTGCCTCTCGCGCCCGCCAACATCAGCGTCCAGGTCACCGTCACCCAGGTCGAGATCGCCCAGGAACAGGTCCACATCGAAGAAAAACAGCGCGTCCTCGGAGTCTTTCCCAACTTCTACAGCAGCTACATCTGGAGCGCCGCGCCCCTCACCTCCGGGCAGAAGTTCGGCCTCGCCGCCCACTCCATCGCCGACCCCGTCGTCTTCGTCGCCACCGGAGTCGCCGCAGGCGTCGAGCAGTGGCGGAACACCTTCCCCGCCTACGGCCAGGGTGCCCAGGGCTACGGAAAGCGCTACGGTGCCGACTACGCCGACGAGGTCAGCAACCGCATGTTCTCGAGCGCCATCTACCCCTCCCTCTTCCACCAGGATCCCCGCTACTTCTACATGGGCTCCGGCAGCAAACGCTCGCGTGCCATCTACGCCATCACCCGGGCGTTCGTCACCCGTGGAGACGACGGCAGCACCCAGCCCAACTACTCCCGCATCCTCGGTGGTTTCACCGCTGGCGCCCTCTCAAACGCCTACCATCAGGGAGACGACCGCGGCCTCGGCCTCACCCTGCGCAACGGCTTCATCGCCATCGGTGGACACGCCGCCGACAACCTCCTCCGCGAGTTCCTCTTCAAGAAATTCACACCCGAAGTCCCCGGCTACGCCACCGGCAAGCCCTAA
- a CDS encoding carboxypeptidase-like regulatory domain-containing protein, translating into MASLMAWALLSSQTARAIAQQTASAATQTPITTVQLPVQLPEEPHSTGHLSGTITDIDGAVIIDARITLTGTTTPPRTTLSDNTGTFSFTAAPAGEFKLAITAAGFAPAIRSATLHPGEQLELPPIKLPVATNTDVQVTVSQHDVAQEEMHEEEQQRLLGVLPNFFVAYDWRAPPLSSKQKFELAWKTMIDPSSFVVSGAVAGVEQWQNDFSGYGRGAQGYGKRYGAAFADGAIDNLLGGAVLPTLFHQDPRYFYKGTGTIRSRAAYAIAAAVICKGDNGRWQPNYSGVGGEFAAGAISNIYYPATDRNGAGLTIENGFLGVVGDVVNNLLEEFVFRKITTNTKHQGTANP; encoded by the coding sequence ATGGCCTCTCTTATGGCATGGGCTCTGCTCTCTTCGCAGACCGCCCGCGCCATCGCTCAGCAGACCGCGTCCGCCGCAACGCAAACCCCCATCACCACCGTCCAGCTTCCCGTCCAGCTTCCAGAGGAGCCACACTCCACAGGTCACCTCAGCGGCACCATCACCGACATCGACGGAGCCGTCATCATCGACGCACGCATCACCCTCACCGGCACCACCACCCCGCCCAGAACAACCCTCTCGGATAACACCGGCACCTTCAGCTTCACCGCAGCGCCCGCAGGTGAGTTCAAACTCGCCATCACCGCAGCCGGGTTCGCTCCAGCCATCCGGTCGGCAACCCTGCATCCGGGCGAACAGCTCGAGCTTCCGCCGATCAAACTGCCCGTGGCCACCAACACCGACGTCCAGGTCACCGTCTCCCAGCACGACGTAGCCCAGGAGGAGATGCACGAGGAAGAGCAGCAGCGCCTGCTCGGCGTCCTCCCCAACTTCTTCGTCGCCTACGACTGGCGCGCCCCGCCCCTCAGCTCGAAGCAGAAGTTCGAGCTCGCCTGGAAGACCATGATCGATCCCTCCAGCTTCGTCGTCAGCGGCGCAGTCGCCGGCGTCGAGCAGTGGCAGAACGACTTCAGCGGCTACGGCCGGGGAGCGCAGGGATACGGCAAACGCTACGGAGCAGCCTTCGCAGACGGAGCCATCGACAACCTGCTCGGAGGAGCCGTCCTCCCCACACTCTTCCATCAGGACCCGCGCTACTTCTACAAAGGCACCGGCACCATCCGCTCGCGCGCCGCCTACGCCATAGCCGCCGCCGTCATCTGCAAGGGAGACAACGGCCGCTGGCAGCCCAACTACTCCGGCGTCGGCGGAGAGTTCGCCGCAGGCGCCATCTCCAACATCTACTACCCCGCCACCGATCGCAACGGCGCGGGCCTCACCATCGAGAACGGCTTTCTCGGCGTAGTCGGAGACGTCGTCAACAACCTCCTCGAAGAGTTCGTCTTCCGCAAAATCACCACCAACACCAAACACCAGGGCACCGCCAACCCCTGA